The Pedobacter ginsengisoli region TATCCTGAGCGCAGTTCCACCATAAAATGCCGCCTTTTCAAAAAAACCGGCACGGTTAAGCCCTGCCAGTGTGATCTCCTGCATGATTTCCCTCAATGCATCTTTAGCTTCCTCCCTGTTTGCGGGATGATAATCTTCAAGCCATTCCTTTATCATATTTTTTCGATCATTTTGATTAACATTTCCAGGCTTTCCCTTTTGGGTGCATTTTCCAGCCAGCTTAACATCGCGTTTAGATCAAACTTAGCTAGATCTTCTTCCTCCATTCTCAGGTTTCCAAAAACATAGTCTCTTGCAGAAGACTGGCTTCTTAAGGTTATGCCCGCTGTTGTAGCTATTTTATCGCATAGTGCCTTTTCTTGGATTGCCATTATAGCCTGTTGGTCTTTAGATAGGCTCACGGTAGCAAGACCGAATGCGTAATAAGGCAATGGCAGGTTCGTATAGGTATATAGTCCAATGTTGGTCTGAAATTTCCTAGAGGCTTTTGTAGTCATTGAAGTGACCGCAAAAACCTTTTCTGGAATTAGCCCGTAATGGGCGAGCGCACTTTCCATTGAAAGGTAGCTTGGTCCGAGTATATGGTTGGCAAGCAATGCGCTTTCAGGTCGTTCGGTGCCAAGGGATCTACCTGCTATATAAAGTCCTTTTTTGACCGGTTCGATCAGGCCATCGGCTTTTAAAGACAATATCTTATCATTTGGTCGTTTATAGTCTTTTAAAAGGCCGGCCAGGAGCTGGTGGGTCAGCGGTTGGTTAGATAGCTCTCTTAGTGCTGCTTGAATATCCATTGTAAAATATCAACAAGATAAACGATTTAATTTCGTTTATCTTATATCAAAACTACATAAAACATTTAAATATGCAAAATATTAACAAGATAAACGATTAATATTCGTTTATCCTTTGTTATATCAACAATACAATGAGTCAAAGACAGAATTACGAATATACTTCGAAATAAATTTATATTATATGTTTAATAACTAATCCTTATGCAACGCTCTACAAGTGAAAAATTCAACATCATTAACCGCCAGACTGAAATTATTTCAGAACTGCCCACAACCGGATTAGAGGCCATTAGTAAAATTATAAAAATCAAGCGCACTACTATCAATCCTTCTATGCGATAAGAACGGGAATAGAGCGATTAATGAAATTAATCATAGGGCAACAAACAGTCAACCCTATAAACTTGCCATAAATTAGAAAAATCTGACAAAAGAGCTTGACATCGCCTTCCTAGACAATAGTGTAGTGGAGTTGCTTAAAGGCTTTACACAGCACGTGGTCAGTGACAGTGCTTAATTCGACCCATTTTATGGGCGAATTGATTAAAACAAGCAGTTTTTCAAAAATTTCTGAAGAATGAAGATTAAATATCCTATAGACAGCTACAGGGTTTCTTTCAAATTTCGAACAAATGTGGATTCGAATTCTAGTTTTTTTTCTGGTTTTATTAAAATTGAAATCATTTCTTAAATTGATAAATTTGTTCTACAAGCCATTGATACAATATGACTAGAGAAGAATTCGACAATCAGGCGTTGCCTCAATCGGATGCAAATTCAAATTTAGAAACAGACTCAAGGAGGATCAAGGAGCGGAATTCTTGGGGGCATGAAACTTTAAGCATATATTTTAGAAAGTCTGAATAGAAAGAATTTGACATCTCTTACCCCTCTGGAAGTTGCTCTGAAAGCTTTAACCTTGGCATTGAATGACTCAGCTGAAGCATTCGTTGATCTATTAGTAAAGAAATTCAGAATAGATAAATAATGAGCCTGTATGGATCTGGATACTGTTCTGAATGATTCTATTGCGGAATCTTCCACATCATTATACCACAATGCCAGTCTTTTAAATGCCTGCTCCTTGCTTTTACATACCTTAAAGATTTCGCCTAATCTAAGGGATAGTTTATAAGCCTTTTTTAACTCGGGATACCGCTCAAATAGTAGTTCAGCCCGATTTTTCTGAACCTGAGTCCACTTGCTGTGGTGCTTGAACAGCAAATACCTGCTTCTGGCCAGCAATTGCTTTAGCGTATCTCCGTTGGAAAGCACCTCCCCGCGGAAGATGGTTTTAGCTCTCTTTGCTTGCTTAATCGCTTCATTTTCTGCATCCAGAGCTTCCCAACGGTATTTGATTCTGCATTCCTGTACAGCATCATAAGCAAGTTTTTGAACATGGAAGCGGTCGATGACCCTGTGCGCATTGGTAAAACATCTCCTAATGGCCAACTGCATATTTGCAGCCATATCCATGGTGACTTCCTGTACTCGTTTTCGAAGCCTTTCGGGTATTTTCTTCAGTACGGTGATAATATCCTCGGCTACTGTACCTTTGATCATTGCTACAATAGCGCCTTTACGACCTTTTGCAGTCTTATTGGTGATGATGGTATATAATTCTCCATTGGATAAAGCAGTCTCGTCGATGCTTAAATATGGACTGATATTCTTTGTGAACAACATCCACTGGTCTGCATGATCTTTCTGTTCCCAACTATTGTAATCGCTGATATGCTCTTTATATTGTTCTTGAAGCTGTTTGCCATCTACCTGAAAGTAATGACCTAAATGATAGCAGCTGATTGGATGATTATCCAAATATTCCTTTTAAAAAAAGACCGAATTCCGTTGTCATTCGTGCCCCTTTCCTTACTAAATCCCAATCTCTGCTGATGATCTCCGCGGTCTTCTTAACTGTCCAGCGACGCCGTTTAATGCGTAAAGCGACTTTTTGACCTCGAATTGGAAAATCCTGGATACTCACCTCTGGAAAGAAGCCTTTGGACTCAAGGTCTTTGTTTGCATAGCCATCAGGGGCTATATTTTTCTCTTCAAGGTAGATATTCAACATCTTACCTTCTTTTTCTACTTGCGTTAATTCAAAATAATCCAGAATGCCTTCTGGTAATAATAAACTGATAAGGGTTTCTGCAGCTTCGCTCAAAATGAAAATTGTCGTTTGATTTACAAGTGCAAAAGAAAGAATTTATTTCATTCCCCCCAAGAATTCCGCTCCAGCATTATCTGGATCAATACCAAAAGTTGTGGAGCAGGGCAGCTTTTTTAGGATTTTAGGCATACAGTTGAGTTAGTCTGTACAGGAAGAATTCTATATTTTTCACCCCTCTGAATTGCGTTCTGAAAGCCTTTATTTTAGCATTGAACGATTCAGCCGAAGCATTTGTAGATCTGTTATCAAAATAGTTCAGAATGGTGGTGTAATGATTTTGAATTGAGCGTGCAATTGTGTTGAAGGATTTGAAGCCAGTCTGTCTTACTTTCTCGTGCCACCTGGCCAGGTTAGCCAATCCGAAGACTTTATCTTTTGTATTTTCAAATAACTGACTAAGCCCTATGCTGAGTCCGTAGGCTGTTTTAAGGTCTGGATATTTTTCAAATAGGAGTTTTGCTCTTTCTTTTTGGCTCTGTTTCCAGTCTGAAGGCTTCTTGTACAGTACATACCTGCTTCTTGCTAGTAATTGTTTCAAGGTATCTCCATTTGCAAGTACTTCCATACCAAAGTCGGCACCAGTCTTCTTTGCAGATTCCAAGGCCTCATTTTCAGCATCTATAGCTTCCCATCGGTATTTGATCCGCATTTCCTGAAGTGCCTCAGTAGCCAGTTTCTGTACATGAAACCTGTCTGTTACTCTTACCGCCACGGGAAAACATCTCTTGGCAATGAGCTCCATATTACCTGCCATATCTAATGTGATTTCAGTAACCTTTTTGCGGTCCCTTTCTGGAATTTGGTGCAATATCGAAATTACGGTTTCTGCTTTGGTACCAGCTACAATGGCCACGATCGCGCCCTTTTTGCCTTTAGCAGCTTTATTAGTAACGATTGTATAGAGTTCTCCATGAGACAGGCTAGTCTCATCAATAGAAAGATGTTTACCAAGATTCTGAGGAAATAAAAGCCACTTCTTAGCATGTGATTTTTGATTCCAGCTTTTAAATTCACTCAGGTAATCACGATACTGGCGAAGCAGGTTTTTGGCGTTTACCCCATAAAAGGAGCTGATACTGTCAATGCTATTGGGTGCTGTATTGATTGATTTCTTTTAAAAAAGCCGCGAAATCTCCTGTCATTCGCGTTCCCTTTTCTACTAAAGTCCAATCCCGGTAGATCACCTTACCACTTTCCAGATTCATCCATCGCCGCCGTTTGATGTGATAAAAAACCTTATGGCCACGGATAGGGAAATCCTGAACTACAATCTCTGGAAAGAAGCCTTTGGACTGCACCTTGATCGAATTCCATTCTGTTGGCAGAGTATTGAGCTCTTCTAACTGAATATGAAAAGTATCTGGTTCTTCAATCGCATTGGTGAATTCAAAATTCTCTAAGATAAATTCTGGTAAAAATAGGCTCAGTAAAGACTTGGTAGTGGATGGCATAAATGGTAAGGATCACTAAAAATACAAAGCTATATTTTTAATCATTGCTCCACAACTTTTGGCATTGATCCCATTATCTACCTGACTAACAATAGATTAGAACAAAAAAAAGAGGGCAAGCGACCGTTTTACCGTGCTTGCCCATTATGGCTCCCTCTGCTGGGCTCGAACCAGCGACCCTCTGATTAACAGTCAGATGCTCTAACCAGCTGAGCTAAGAAGGAGTCTGGTCTTCCAAAAACGCTTCTGATGCACTCTTAAGAACGCATCGCCTTGTTCGTTTTGGGAATGCAATATTAGGGGTTTTAATTTATTTATGCAATATTTGCGGAGAAAAAAAATTAAAAAAAAACAATTATTTCATATGAGCCTGATAATCATAGGTACTGTAGCTTTTGATGCAATCGAAACTCCTTTCGGAAAGACAGATAAAATAGTAGGTGGTGCCGCAACTTATGCAAGTTTAGCTGCTTCTTACTTCTACAATAAAGTAAAAATTGTTGGTGTTGTAGGTGATGATTTTCATCAAGAAGACATAAATACTTTTACAAACCATGGAATTGACACAGAGGGATTGCAGATAAAAGACGGAGAAAAGTCTTTCTTTTGGTCCGGAAAATATCATAATGATATGAATAGCCGCGACACCTTAGTTACTGAACTTAATGTTCTGGAGAACTTTGACCCTATTATTCCTGATAGCTACCAAGACTGCGAGTACTTAATGCTAGGCAACCTTACTCCTATTGTTCAGCAAACTGTTATCAAACGTCTGAAAAATAAACCTAAATTAATCGTTTTAGATACAATGAACTTTTGGATGGACATCATGATGCCTGATTTGCTGGAAACGCTTAAAATGGTAGATGTACTTACCATCAATGATGAAGAGGCACGTCAACTGTCAGGAGAGTATTCGTTAGTTAAAGCTTCTCAGAAGATTTTGGCAATGGGGCCTAAGTATCTGATCATTAAAAAAGGCGAACATGGAGCCTTGTTATTTCATGAAGATAAAATTTTCTCGGCTCCGGCTTTACCATTAGCCGAGGTATTTGATCCGACTGGTGCAGGAGATACTTTTGCAGGTGGTTTTATTGGCTACATGGCTAAAGTAGGGACTGTTAACTTTAACAATATGAAAAATGCCATAATTTTTGGCTCTGCCCTTGCTTCTTTCTGTGTAGAGAAATTTGGAACTGAAAAGATCTTAAATTTAACAGCAGAAGAAGTTACTGCACGCGTTCAGGAATTTGTAAACCTAAGCTCATTTTCAATAGAATCATAAGCTTCTACAATTAAGTACATAAAGAAATACAAACAGATAGATTCTTTATGTACTTAATTTCCCAATTGCCGTAAACTTTTCAAACACCATCTCTGTATGCGGAGCATCGGGCAACTCATCTGTCAGATCCTGACCGGCCCAATGTTCATAATGCTTTCCATTCCTCCACATTCTACTATCTGTTACATCATAAATAACTCCTTTATAGGCAATCCATATTTGTGGCTTATCCTGTCCGTTGCGCAATGCAAGCTGTTGCTTTGTGTAAATTGGCAGCTCCATTAGGCTTTACTTTTAAGTACTTCAAATAAATAAACACTTGTCAAAAGAACACTCATAAGATAAAAGAAGGATTCAAATGGAATCGGGCCTAAGGTTAGGTTAATAGTTTTATCAATTGCATAAGTTAGAATTGGCAAACCCCCAACAAACATATACAACAAACAAAAAGGGATAAGCAATACTACATAAGCCCTATAAAACTTATATGTAAACCTAAGCTTGTTTACATACTCTACATAAAAAAGTAATATGAACAGCATAGAAAAGGTAACAACACAATATAATTTACTGTGGGCAAAAAATAGCATTGCAATTAGCAACCCCAACAATAAATTACTGATGGAAAGACTGAATTTTTCGAGGTTATTTTTGGGAAAATGCGCATTCAAAACCACATAGATATTTAGCCCGGCAAAAGCCAAAACAAAGTGAAACATAATTTCTTCAATGGGCAATTGAAGAATATTAACTCCAACAGTATATTCAGGATTAAAAAAGAATATTTTAAATTGATTAAAGAAAAGTGCAGCACCCGAAAATACAACTCCTGAAACTAATACTGCCGGAGCCATATGCTTCCAGCTTCTCATAGGGTTTGCTTTTTTATCCAAAACCAACATAAATGACAAAAGAAGCAGCATCAGATTGATCAGTAAATAGAAGTAATTCATGTATGAAAATTAATTTAGCTTCAAAAATATGATTTTGATACAGTTAAACAACCTTATCTCCTACCTATACATTCTAAAAATTAATTGTTTGCCCAATAAAATTTTTTAAGTTAATTTTAAGTAACCAAAACAAATAAAAATGAAAATAATTAAAGTTTTAGCGGGCATTATTGTAGTAATCATTGCCCTCTTTTTTATCATTGGTTTCTTCCTTCCTAAAACTTACAGCGTAAGCAGATCCATTGAAATTAACAAACCTGACAGCATAGCCTATCAGAAAACATTAAATTTTAACGATTTTGGATTATGGAACCCATGGATGCAAATGGACAAGACTGCTAAGCACACGGTAACGGGCGATGGTGTTTCTGTAGGTTCAAAATTTAGCTGGGAAGGAAAAGAAGTAGGAACCGGAAGCATTACAATTGAAAAACTTAACCCAAACAAGCAAATCGACGAAAAACTAGAATTCATTAAACCATTTCAAAGCACTGCAACAACCTCGTTCTATTTTGAGCCTACCGCCAATGGCAGCACAAAAGTAACCTGGGACTTTAGAGGAGAGAATACATCTATTTTCTCAAAATGGATGTCGCTCGCATATGACTCCATGATCGGAAAAGATTACGAAAAAGGATTAGCCAACTTAAAGGCCTTTGTAGAAAAATAGTTAAACCAAAAAAAAGCGGGTGCCTTGTTTGGAGGGCACTGAAAAAGTCCTTTACAAAAATGGGGCAGTTCATAAATCATGAATTGCCCCATTTTCATTAAGTTGTAAGAAGTTTTTCTAGTTAAAATTTTCTGTAGCCGCCCCTGAGATGGTCAAATTCAATTATTTCATAATTTTATTTCTCTCGGTTATTTTCGAGCCACTTTTTCAGTGCCCTTCTTGTTTGACACCCGCTTTTTTTTTGAATTTCTTAAACTATATCAGCTCCAAGAACATCTTTAGAGTATGTTTTTAGATACTTTTTTAAAATCTGTCGGGCAACATGTATTCTTGTTTTCACAGTACCAATAGGAATGTTAAGCATCTCTGCAATTTCATGGTATTTGTACCCTTCAAAATACTTAACAAATGGAATATGATATTCTGGCTGTAAAGTAGCCAGAGCCTTATTAATATCACCTATAACAAACTTGCTGTCGCTGGTGTTTTTAGAAGCACTGTAATGAAGATTTGCCGAAGAAATATCATCAGACTGAGTAATTAATGCATTTGTTTTTACCAAACGGCGATAATTATTAATGAAGGTATTTTTCATAATCGTAAACAACCATCCTTTAAGGTTTGTTCCTTCTTTGAACTTACTATAATAAGTTACAGCCTTCAACATAGTATCTTGTACCAGGTCGTTTGCATCTTCAATATCTTTTGTAAAATTTAAAGCGAATGACTGTAGAGAGACCGAGTGGTCATTTAATTTGAGGTTGAATTCATTTTTTGTCATAATGTTTTAAGTTTTAGGGTTTATAAAAGCAAACAAACAAAGTTTTAAGAGTGGCGCTCACCAGTTTGTTTAATATTATACTCAAAAACATATACAACTTATGTACCAAAAAAAAGATCCCAATGTTATCAAATTAATTTTCGGCGCCCACTGTATTGAATGGGCGTTGTCACAGGATATTTACTTCCCTTTCCAACTTAACACCAAACTTGGCATCCACATTATTTATAATTTGTTCTGAAAAACTATACACTTCCTCGCCAGTTGCGCTACCGTGGTTAACCAGAACCAAGGCCTGATTTTTCCATGTTCCTGTTTGCCCAACAACAATACCTTTAAACCCACACTGTTCTATTAACCAGCCTGCTGCAAGTTTAACCTTATTATCAGGGGCCGGATAGTGAACTACATTTGGGTGTAAAGACTTTACAATTTCAAATTCATCTTTTGTAATAACGGGATTTTTAAAAAAGCTCCCGGCATTCCCTATTGTAGAAGGATCAGGGAGTTTGGCAACCCTTATTTCCGAAACAACATCAGAAATATCTTTAATGGTTGGAGTAGCAATACCTTTATTACTTAATTCCTCCTGTATAGCACCATATTGAGAATTAATTTTTGCCGACTTACTTAGCTTAAAGCTAACCGAGGTAATGATGTATTGTCCTTTAAGTTCATTCTTAAAAACACTATCTCTATATCCAAAACGGCAATCTTTAAAATTAAACACTCGCTTTTCTGAAGTCGCAATTTCATAAGCTACACAAGATTCAAAAACATCCTTTAATTCCACACCATAAGCACCAATGTTTTGTATTGGTGAAGCCCCCACAGTGCCGGGAATAAGGCTAAGATTTTCTATACCGGCAAAACCATTTTGAACACAATATTTTACAAGATCATTCCAAACCACTCCTGCACCAGCCGTAACAACAATCTCATCCCCTTTTACAGCACTGGAAATTCCAGGGATACTTATTTTCATTACCAATCCCTCAAAATCCTTTGTAAACAAGACATTACTTCCCCCTCCCAGAACCAGTAAGCTCTGTTGCTTCATTAGATCCGATTTTAGCACATCCAAAAGATCCTGTTCTGAAAGGATTTCAGCAAAATAATTTGCATCAACAGATATACTAAATGTATTGTAAGGCTTTAATGATTTATTCTTTTGCACGTTTAACATAGAAGTTTCAACAGATTAAGTAAACACTGCAAATGTAATCGATAAGCCCTGTAATAAACATGTTAAAATCAATATTTAAAAATTTTGACTATTTTTCATGAAATTTTAGCTCAGCAGCATCCTTTTACTATCAAAGGTTGTTGAGGTAACTTCAAGAACAACAAGGGAGAACATTAATATTTCTATGGAAAATCAGGATAAGAAAAGAATTTTAATTATCGAAGCCGCATTAAAAAGATTTGCTCATTATGGATTATCAAAGACCACAATGACAGAAATTGCCAAAGATATTTCTTTTTCAAAAGCACTTCTTTATTATTATTTCCCTGATAA contains the following coding sequences:
- a CDS encoding transposase, whose amino-acid sequence is MDNHPISCYHLGHYFQVDGKQLQEQYKEHISDYNSWEQKDHADQWMLFTKNISPYLSIDETALSNGELYTIITNKTAKGRKGAIVAMIKGTVAEDIITVLKKIPERLRKRVQEVTMDMAANMQLAIRRCFTNAHRVIDRFHVQKLAYDAVQECRIKYRWEALDAENEAIKQAKRAKTIFRGEVLSNGDTLKQLLARSRYLLFKHHSKWTQVQKNRAELLFERYPELKKAYKLSLRLGEIFKVCKSKEQAFKRLALWYNDVEDSAIESFRTVSRSIQAHYLSILNFFTNRSTNASAESFNAKVKAFRATSRGVRDVKFFLFRLSKIYA
- a CDS encoding transposase, translated to MSEAAETLISLLLPEGILDYFELTQVEKEGKMLNIYLEEKNIAPDGYANKDLESKGFFPEVSIQDFPIRGQKVALRIKRRRWTVKKTAEIISRDWDLVRKGARMTTEFGLFLKGIFG
- a CDS encoding transposase; the protein is MNTAPNSIDSISSFYGVNAKNLLRQYRDYLSEFKSWNQKSHAKKWLLFPQNLGKHLSIDETSLSHGELYTIVTNKAAKGKKGAIVAIVAGTKAETVISILHQIPERDRKKVTEITLDMAGNMELIAKRCFPVAVRVTDRFHVQKLATEALQEMRIKYRWEAIDAENEALESAKKTGADFGMEVLANGDTLKQLLARSRYVLYKKPSDWKQSQKERAKLLFEKYPDLKTAYGLSIGLSQLFENTKDKVFGLANLARWHEKVRQTGFKSFNTIARSIQNHYTTILNYFDNRSTNASAESFNAKIKAFRTQFRGVKNIEFFLYRLTQLYA
- a CDS encoding transposase, which gives rise to MPSTTKSLLSLFLPEFILENFEFTNAIEEPDTFHIQLEELNTLPTEWNSIKVQSKGFFPEIVVQDFPIRGHKVFYHIKRRRWMNLESGKVIYRDWTLVEKGTRMTGDFAAFLKEINQYSTQ
- a CDS encoding PfkB family carbohydrate kinase, producing MSLIIIGTVAFDAIETPFGKTDKIVGGAATYASLAASYFYNKVKIVGVVGDDFHQEDINTFTNHGIDTEGLQIKDGEKSFFWSGKYHNDMNSRDTLVTELNVLENFDPIIPDSYQDCEYLMLGNLTPIVQQTVIKRLKNKPKLIVLDTMNFWMDIMMPDLLETLKMVDVLTINDEEARQLSGEYSLVKASQKILAMGPKYLIIKKGEHGALLFHEDKIFSAPALPLAEVFDPTGAGDTFAGGFIGYMAKVGTVNFNNMKNAIIFGSALASFCVEKFGTEKILNLTAEEVTARVQEFVNLSSFSIES
- a CDS encoding cytochrome b5 domain-containing protein; the protein is MELPIYTKQQLALRNGQDKPQIWIAYKGVIYDVTDSRMWRNGKHYEHWAGQDLTDELPDAPHTEMVFEKFTAIGKLST
- a CDS encoding lycopene cyclase domain-containing protein yields the protein MNYFYLLINLMLLLLSFMLVLDKKANPMRSWKHMAPAVLVSGVVFSGAALFFNQFKIFFFNPEYTVGVNILQLPIEEIMFHFVLAFAGLNIYVVLNAHFPKNNLEKFSLSISNLLLGLLIAMLFFAHSKLYCVVTFSMLFILLFYVEYVNKLRFTYKFYRAYVVLLIPFCLLYMFVGGLPILTYAIDKTINLTLGPIPFESFFYLMSVLLTSVYLFEVLKSKA
- a CDS encoding SRPBCC family protein, yielding MKIIKVLAGIIVVIIALFFIIGFFLPKTYSVSRSIEINKPDSIAYQKTLNFNDFGLWNPWMQMDKTAKHTVTGDGVSVGSKFSWEGKEVGTGSITIEKLNPNKQIDEKLEFIKPFQSTATTSFYFEPTANGSTKVTWDFRGENTSIFSKWMSLAYDSMIGKDYEKGLANLKAFVEK
- a CDS encoding RNA polymerase sigma factor; amino-acid sequence: MTKNEFNLKLNDHSVSLQSFALNFTKDIEDANDLVQDTMLKAVTYYSKFKEGTNLKGWLFTIMKNTFINNYRRLVKTNALITQSDDISSANLHYSASKNTSDSKFVIGDINKALATLQPEYHIPFVKYFEGYKYHEIAEMLNIPIGTVKTRIHVARQILKKYLKTYSKDVLGADIV
- the murB gene encoding UDP-N-acetylmuramate dehydrogenase encodes the protein MLNVQKNKSLKPYNTFSISVDANYFAEILSEQDLLDVLKSDLMKQQSLLVLGGGSNVLFTKDFEGLVMKISIPGISSAVKGDEIVVTAGAGVVWNDLVKYCVQNGFAGIENLSLIPGTVGASPIQNIGAYGVELKDVFESCVAYEIATSEKRVFNFKDCRFGYRDSVFKNELKGQYIITSVSFKLSKSAKINSQYGAIQEELSNKGIATPTIKDISDVVSEIRVAKLPDPSTIGNAGSFFKNPVITKDEFEIVKSLHPNVVHYPAPDNKVKLAAGWLIEQCGFKGIVVGQTGTWKNQALVLVNHGSATGEEVYSFSEQIINNVDAKFGVKLEREVNIL